In the genome of Chrysoperla carnea chromosome 5, inChrCarn1.1, whole genome shotgun sequence, the window tcaattttaattttcaattacgaATTAATTTTTAGCTGCTCGCAATGTTGACGTTGGTGATGTGTCCGAACGTAAGGCATTACGAGAACGTTTGAAATGTAAAAGCTTTAGATGGTATCTGGAAAATATTTATCCTGAATCACAAATGCCACTCGATTATTACTACTTGGGTGATGTGAGTTATTTCTTACctccaataaattttgttttttttaaatcacacatttttaatcaatttttatttacagattcGAAACTTATTAACCGGCCATTGTTTAGATACATTAGGTCATAAAGCTGGTGAAACGTTGGGATCATCATATTGCCATAATATGGGTGGTAatcaaatatttgcatatacTAAACGTAAACAAATTATGACGGATGATAACTGTTTGGATGCTGCTAAACTAGAAGGTCCTGTTAAATTGGTACGATGTCATGGAATGGGAGGTAACCAAGAATGGGTATATGATGATGAAGTAAGTATTAAAGAATATCGTCGTATGATTATTTAATAGAGTATTGTGTGTATGAAACAGTCTCAACTCTTACCGCGCctataatctaaaaaattttgacaatattgTATCACGTTAATAATTTCGCGCTTTTAGTCTTGCGCAACTTACTCGAATCAAAAATTccgtttaaatttttgattgggaAGCAAATGTAGACAAATGTCGAACATCTTTTGACCGATActatacaattgttttttttttttaaggataaaaCAATTAAGCACGTGAACACAGGAAGCTGTTTACAAAAACCAGATGCAAAGAACCCCAGTGAAATATTACTACGACGATGTTTACCAAACGATCCGGGTCAACAATGGGTGatgaaatcaaaattcaaatggCAAGCTAACAGATAGAACTGGTTCCAAAATAATAcaggatattattttaaaaaatcagtaGTATCGCGCAAACTTAAACAATTAATGAACAATTAACACaaattatgaagaaaatatGGCTGGAAGAGCTGAGAGAAAGAAGCAAGtgaacaataaaatttcatgtaaaaaaaaaagaaaaatctattgttacgtttgttaatatttaataaaataagtgaaaatctAATATAAAATGTTGGAAAACGGtgaagtttaattatttatcgaagtattaacatttatttaaattaaacaaaagaatatttaaaagaagGAAAAGCTgccatgataataaaaaaaattgttattttgtatatagtaaaataaaaaaatagtgtgATACacttaaaacagaaaaaaaaacattatattaatacttgaaaatgtttaaaaaaaaaaactattgaaaaaaagAACACTTACAATTTAGTGCGGCGGGGAAGAAAAGCCACTCACTAATTTTGTAAAAGCATATCAACGGATTAgtgcaatttttgaattttgtttttatagggaccagatttaaaaaaaaaaaaaagaaataatgttttgtatttttgattagaaaaaaaaaattaataataatgtatcttactattttactttttatataaaaaatatattctgtatgattttttttccttttctcaaaattttcaactttttcttcACGttgtataaatgaaaaaacacaTATGCATTTAACATATGGTCAAAATCTGCTATAACGACATTGAATGAACGTACAATTATGGTGGTTATATCCGATAGTCGTTTAAAGcgatatgcaaattttatctcTTTTGAAGAATCATTTTCTGAaagaaatatcattaaaaatcacCCTTCTCCGAAGAGAAATAAAAGCTCGGTCGTCAAAAGACAAGCTGGAATACCAAATGATAGGGTTTGTTCGTGACAACCAATCTTTTGATATTCCAACTAGTTTTATTTTATCCTAGAGAAAGATCGTTTTAATGAAGTAGTGACGAAATGAGCCCTAGTACTGTAAAGTGAACAcctgtcaaaaattaaaatttttcacctTGACCGATATGCTGTTTTATTCGATGTTGTTATAGGCGGTATTGAGTTAGAATCTGCCAATTGGTCGTTATAAgccgattttgactgtattaactttttgattttttgaaatcatCATAATGTgtcttaatgaaaaataataatcaataatcaagACTATACGCTTAGAGAGATGATTTTTATCGTGTGTGTAAATAAAGTATGTGTAACAATAATGGGACTTAGAAGGTAAATAATTGAACTGGATGCAcgttacaatttataattttaattttcattttaaattaccattcattttctttttcgaacaaaaagtggaaatattatatttgtcaaACTTATGAGTTCTGTTCCCGGCAAACCGTATTTTGACTAGAATGTTGTTCATCATCAGAACGAATTAACTACTCGTCAAAGAGTATAGGATAGAGGCTCTCtaatgatcccacttgtagaGCCTGTATGGAAGATGACGAAACccccatacatgttatttgcacctgcagaaatCTAGTTAGTCATTGTGTAgttaaaaaatgtgtcaaaaatGGTTAAATATGGCCTTAGCtactaatatttacaaatttcctTGTTAGaattaaattcgaaataaaattatttattttattaagataattattttctattcaaaattaaaagaaataatcacTTCGAATTTCTGTGAAATAGTGCAATTATTTACCACAAGAGcgttaacaatataaaaatttaacgatCGTGTTTCTTCGTAAAAAAAGGATTTGTCCAAATGATTACTACATTAGGAGCTATACATAAAATACGTTTCTGTAAATTTAGAACGGATAAACATTTTTAGATTGTGATAGAAATAATTGGTTCATGAATGAAGGGtacagaaacaatttttttaatctaccaAGCGGTTTCTGTGATCCAAGGAAACATTCCTTTGagttttgaaactttaaaattattataaaaattcttgaaactaATAGAAAATTTGAATCGTGGCTGAAGCAATATCTCTTAGGGTCTCAAAAATTGGAATGAATTATAGTTAACGGTGAttcattgtttcaaaaaataagcTAGATAAAAGGTCGATGTAACGAATGTTAGGGATACAAAGCAATAATGTAAATAGAGGGAAGGGTTTGAAGATTTTATGAgacgtattttatatttagctACCCGGCTGAGAGTATGTATATGTCTCAGCCAATTAGCTTAATTATCCGTTCAGTTAACAGCCTAacctttttactaaacggcgCCTAGGCAAGTAGTTAAACGTTAACGATCCAAGTCATTTGACTAGCTGTTTAATGGTTGATATTGTTCAGACTGTTAATTGAACAAGCAATTAAGCTGGTTGGCTGCAGCATATTCATTGGTAAGATTTTCTATTAAAACTGAAGTGTTTGtaatatatcttttaaatagtaaatgggagtaaaaataaaatataatatccatgtaataaaatcattaaatatttcttaataaaaaaaattttcaattatttttataaatataatacatagtttccattttgtatatatttccaTTCGTGTCTGTAGACACGACTGATTTAccttttttcaaacattaaactataatttcagtgtttttagatttttttgaaaaaaaaaagaacacccCGAAAACCGGAGAGATGGCCCTAACATTCAAAAACTGTAACTTGAAATTAGTTTCTACTTTGACAACCAGGTGTCATGCCTGCTTTTGTCAGATCCCAATAATGTCAATGATATCTACGCTTAGCCCACCCTCCATAGTTGTCagtgtcaaaataaaaaaaagagtcgTTTCACGATTcaggtttattaattttcgttcaaaattttttttgattaagaataaaaaattattagtgaaAGTTAATAAGTGCggaaaaatggattttaacaatattaaagtaaaaaatccgGGTGAAAGttacaaatattgttttgtacCTTCGTGTCTCAACACTACTTATTCTACTccagaaaaacattttatttgcgTTCCCAGAAATGATGAAGTGAGAAAACAATGGTGTATTGCCGCTAATTGTCCTGGTAAACGTCTCCGAACAACTTCTTATTGTTGCGAAGATCATTTTgatgtatgtaaataaatttattgaaaaaatcattcgtcatttttaatatattatttgttttattttattgcagtTAAAGGaagatttggaaaattatttttatgtaaagatGGTACCTAATGCtcggaaaattttaaagaaaggtGTTGTGCCACGATTTTTCAATACAACCAATACTAcaattacttcaaaaaattttacagaattaatagttaaaattgaaacattagGTGACAATGTTACAATAGAAGTTGGACCGATTAGGAATGAAATGCCAGAAAACGACAGTGTTGATAATGATAGTGTTGTGAGTGTAAAACATGAACCTGTTGATGAAGATAATAAAGTGTACgaaatcaattttgataatattaaacttgaaaacgAATTACAAacagaattaattaataaaagtgaaaCATTAGATGACAATAATGTTGTGATGGAAGGTGGACACATTGAAGCCGGCAATGATGTTGATAGTGATAGTGTTGTGAGTGTAAAACATGAACCTgttgatgaaaataataaacttgaaaacGAATTACAAAcagatttaattaataaaagtgaaaCATTAAATGACAATAATGTTGTGATGGAAGGTGGACACATTGAAGCCGGCAATAATGTTGATAGTGATAGTGTTGTGAGTGTAAAACATGAACCTGTCGATGAAGATAATAAACTGTACgagattaattttgaaaatattaaacttgaaagaGAATTACAAacagaattaattaataaaagtgaaaCATTAAATGACAATAATGTTGTGATGGAAGGTGAAccaattaaaaatgaagaagGCAGCAATGATAGTGATAGTGATAAACATTTGtacacagaaaaaattaaagttgaaaaagaattacatacagaactgattattaaaagtgaaatatgCGAAGAAAATACTATTTTAGCATCACAACGGATACATCAATCATTTttgtgtgatatttgtaataaaagatttaataataaaagtaatttaagtcAACATAAACGGATTCacagtggagaaaaaccatttttatgtgatatttgtaataaacgaTTCAATCAGCAATGTCATTTAGTTCGACATATACGAattcataccggagaaaaaccatttgcatgtgatatttgtaataaggCATTTACTGAGAAAGGTAATTTAGTTGAACATAAACGGATTCATAATGGAggaaaaccatttttatgtgatatttgtgataaaacatttagtaATCAACATCTTTTAGTTGTACATAAACAGATTCATAGTCGAAGAAAAGTATTTTCATGtgcaatttgtaataaaatatttaccaagAGATGTAATTTAGTTAGACATAGACAAATACATAGTgggaaaaaaccattttcatgtgatatttgtaataaaacatttactgagAAAGGTAATTTAGTTACTCATCAACGaattcatagtggagaaaaactattttcatgtgatatttgtaataagaGATTTACTCAACAAGCTCATTTAACTAGACATAAACGGATTCATACAcggatatttgaaataaaacaagtttCTTACTAACTAATTCATCTTTTTGCAACAGATTTTGAAACAATTAGCTATAACATTTTTCACAGACTtacgatgaaaaaaatttgataaatcacGTTCAAAAACGATTTCTTCTAAAATTCCAGAGAGATTTTATAAATCTACCGAGCAATGTTTATCAAAAGGTCTTATTCGTGCAGTCAACGACTATAAATGcgattttaattatcaattacaTGTTGGCCTGGATTTTAAACCGAAGATTCATTTAGACAGTGATGAAACTCAAGAGGACAAACAAGAACGTTTAAGGAAATTGGATGCAAAAGTTGAGAAAATATATCAACGTTATATGGAACGAAAACGTAAGAAAAGTCTTGAAAAATGTACTTCACATGAAGATAATCATGATATGACGTCCTCGATAGCTAATGGCAATATTGATAATGGTTTATCGTCATATAATGACGAGGATGCTGATATAAAACGGGCGTTAGCTGAAAGCTTAATTAATTCAGTAATCTTGTCTGAAAGAACGGGatagtctgcatcaaatccggcatttctgattttttgcagacttgtttataatgttggtctaatgaataatttaagttttggaTTTTGGCGTTTATACcctaaagaatcaatttttttatagaatcttTTCAGGACTTTTTTCAAGTAGATAAAATTTGCTACAACATGAGACTAGAATGGACTCTGTTGATCCAATAATTTCTGAGATAAAGCGTttcaaagtttataataaactaaactattgtataattaaattactttattattttataaataaaattgtattaaattattttattttcattcaaatttatcCTCAAATTCAAATCCAATTCCTATCAGACTTCTAAAAATTTACGAGTTTGGATCTTACATAACTGctcattaacttttttttccctATAATCATAATTATGTACACACTTCCACAATATTTAGACTGTTTCGATTGACGGAAGTTCTGCATCCTCAAATTACTTCCAAATAGTCCAAGATAAAGagctaaaatatttatgagaTCAAGAGAATTATAAATTGGAGTGTTTAACGCAGTCCCCTTATAGGGGAGAGAGGCCAAATaacttaaatcaaataatttaaaatggacGGGCGTCAAATGATGGGTCATTTGAAAGGGTTTTTCAAGACGAATGCAACAGGTTTTGAAATAATTAGCTATAACATTTTTCACAGACttgcaatgaaaaaaaaatttgataaatcacGTTCAAAAACGATTTCTTCTAAAATTCCAGACGCCGGTAATCACTTTTGAAATATGAAGGGTAAAATTTAAGTGAAGTGTtctagtatttaatatttaaatgaaattaatatatcagttacaaatttaatataattatatattatttaaaactatttaaattggTTTCttgacaaaaacaaaacacGGTTTGCGAACATTACACactttcttaaattatcaaaaaatatcatataggcAATGTACGTTACAagttatttttaggtttttgaaataaaaattttaaaatttggtattaggagaatatgttAAACAGGTGATACATAGACGAAGAAgattttgcatgtctatgggtattaaagtataaaaaaacttataataataggAGGTGTgtcttaaatattaaattataaatgagtaAGATATATAGGATATTGTATTGAACCAAAAGAGACAAAGTATATTAGTAATATCAGTGCTGACAATCCAACGGCATTGGAACCAAACAATACCAacctaacataattaattttttttttcatattctcttgttacaaattattataaaattttatgtgagaTAAAGTagattgtgataaaaatatcatatacaaACCACGTTATTTTTAGGTttcgaagtaaaaattttaaaatttggtattaggagaatatgttAAACAGGTGATATATAGACGTAGCAgattttgcatgtctatggatattaaagtataaaaaaaaataataggaggtgtgtctttaatataaaattataaatgagtaAGATATATAGGTATTGTATTGAACCAAAAGAGACAAAGTATTAGTAACATCAAGGCTGCCAATCCAACGGCATTAGAACCAAACAATACCAAcctaacataattaaattttattcttcatattctccaaattcaaattcttataaaaataaagaatattgtggtatatattttataaaatgtgtaaattGTGCAAATATTAGGGCTAGGCACGTTACAAGTACACGAAATTTCGTGATTTCTTCGAAATTTCttgacaaaaacaaaacacGGTCTGCCAACATTAGTTGATTTGTAAGCAATAGTTGAGCCACTACTATTAGTACTATTTTATCATCAAGAAATGTCaattgatgtcaattgttagtgATAAGGTtatgaaatacttttaaaaaaaatgtcaaattcaagTATTAATCGATTTAAAACAATATCGAAAGatgaaattaatgaatatgaagaaagttttaagcaaaaacaaaaaattgaaaatgaatatcatcaaataaaagaaaaatacgatcaagttatgaaaaaattacaaaattttgaaaaagttgatGACAATCTACTCACCGAAAGTTGTAAATTTCGATACATCGACGAATATTATAAAGTTAGTAATCTAATATTCTATTTTACAAGTTTCAAATAACTCTCTAAATTCTTTTTAGAATCCAGAATATCTTCCAATTGATGAAGTTATAATTTACTTAGAAAATGGAGATACTATGTTAGAAATTGGTGCGATtgtaagtttatatatatatttaaggtaattttaattattaatttaattcatcttAATTGTGTAGGCTTCATATTGGACAGAAAGTTGGACATATGGATATTATGAAGATTCTATATCACTTCTAAATTTGATCAAACTTTCTGAAGGATTTACATGGTTAGCAAATttaccattttataaattttggtcACAGGTAAATTTTATGATAGTACAGGTTAAacctatttattgtttttattgattcaattcgatatgatattttattttctagataattcttgtaaaaaatactacaaaagcaattaaatcatttatttgccaaaataatttatattttcatagtcTGATTGCGGACgcaaatgaatataataagtaCTACAGTGAAATGTTAAATgctaattacaaaataatattaagactTATACAAGCTGAAGAATCACCAGTAAGTATAAAACTGTCGAACAGCCACAAAATATTAGGATCCAAATTCAATGAAGTAGTTCTCGAGATAGCCCCGACATTATTTTAAACTGCTGAAATTCGCATGTCATGAATAACTCGACATTTAATAAATCTGTTTAAAACAACTCGAGTTAACGCTGCAACTGTGTTCACTTACTGATACACACAGTTGTTTTTTGTCTCTTCCGGTAACCCTTTGATTGCGTTCATCATTGATAAACGGTTTGGGGTCAtacctttaatggggtcgagttagcacgCGACTTCGGATTTTTTGGCCCTTGCTGAAACGCTGTTATTTCACCTACTCATCTATCCATGgattggccatgcctttaataaAGTTGAGGTGGCTAGGGACTGCGGATATTTTGGTCCTTGCGGGAACCCTGTGGTTTCTTTCACTCACTGATCCACGGATGGTCATGCTTTTAGTGAGGTCGGAGAAGCATGGGCTTGGTGTTTTTAGATCC includes:
- the LOC123300487 gene encoding zinc finger protein 354C-like, whose product is MDFNNIKVKNPGESYKYCFVPSCLNTTYSTPEKHFICVPRNDEVRKQWCIAANCPGKRLRTTSYCCEDHFDLKEDLENYFYVKMVPNARKILKKGVVPRFFNTTNTTITSKNFTELIVKIETLGDNVTIEVGPIRNEMPENDSVDNDSVVSVKHEPVDEDNKVYEINFDNIKLENELQTELINKSETLDDNNVVMEGGHIEAGNDVDSDSVVSVKHEPVDENNKLENELQTDLINKSETLNDNNVVMEGGHIEAGNNVDSDSVVSVKHEPVDEDNKLYEINFENIKLERELQTELINKSETLNDNNVVMEGEPIKNEEGSNDSDSDKHLYTEKIKVEKELHTELIIKSEICEENTILASQRIHQSFLCDICNKRFNNKSNLSQHKRIHSGEKPFLCDICNKRFNQQCHLVRHIRIHTGEKPFACDICNKAFTEKGNLVEHKRIHNGGKPFLCDICDKTFSNQHLLVVHKQIHSRRKVFSCAICNKIFTKRCNLVRHRQIHSGKKPFSCDICNKTFTEKERFYKSTEQCLSKGLIRAVNDYKCDFNYQLHVGLDFKPKIHLDSDETQEDKQERLRKLDAKVEKIYQRYMERKRKKSLEKCTSHEDNHDMTSSIANGNIDNGLSSYNDEDADIKRALAESLINSNPEYLPIDEVIIYLENGDTMLEIGAIASYWTESWTYGYYEDSISLLNLIKLSEGFTWLANLPFYKFWSQALPFLSDSLK